From Gracilimonas sp.:
TTTCTTCACCTTTATATAGGCCAGGAAGCCATCTCTACCGGAACGGTGTATGCCCTGAATGATGACGACGATATTATAACGGCTTACCGTGATCACGGATGGGGACTGTGCCGGGGAATCACTCCTAAAGAAGGCATGGCAGAACTATTCGGTAAAGCGGCAGGATGCTCCAAAGGTAAAGGCGGATCCATGCACTTTGCCAAAACAGAAAATCACTTTTGGGGTGGTTACGGAATTGTAGGTGGTCATATCCCAATTGGTGGGGGACTTGCGTTCGCCAACAAGTACAATCAGAATGGGCGTATTTCTGCGACCTTTTTTGGAGACGGTGCTGTAGATCAAGGGGCACTGCACGAGACTTTTAATATTGCCAATCTGTGGAAGCTGCCGGCCATTTTTGCGGTAGAGAATAACGGGTACTCCATGGGTACAGCGGCCCGCCGTCATACAGTTACTGAAATTGTGGACCGGGCCAAAGCCTACGGAATGAAGGCGAAAGTGGTAAATGGCATGGATGTATTTTCTGTGTACGAAGCCATGAAAGAGGTGGCTGAAGAAGTACGTGAGACATCAGAGCCTTATTTCCTTGAAATTCGAACGTATCGCTATCGCGGACATTCCATGTCGGATCCACAGAAGTACCGAACCAAGGAAGAGCTGGAAGAATATCAAAAGGTGGATCCCATCGAGCGTTTGAAGACGTACCTGAAGGATGAAAAAATTCTGAGTGATGATGAGATTCAGGAAATAGAGGACAAAGTGGAAGACGAGGTATTGGAAGCCGTTGATTTTGCGGACAATGCTGATTTCCCGGAAGAGTCTGAACTCTACGATGACATGTTTGCTGAAGACGATCCTTATTTCCACAAATAATTTTAAAAACTGACTACATAAAGTAATGGCTGAATTACAATTTAGAGAAGCAATAAAAGAGGCAATTGACGAGGAAATGGCCCGTGAAGAGAAAGTCTTCATTATGGGTGAGGAAGTTGCTGAATACAACGGAGCCTACAAGGCTACCGAAGGACTTTTAGATAAATACGGCTACAAACGGGTTATCGATACTCCCATCTCAGAGCTTGGTTTTGCGGGGATTGGAGTGGGCGCGGCAATGAACGGCCTTCGCCCTATTGTGGAGTTCATGACCTTTAACTTCGCAGTGCTTGCTGCCGATCAGATCATTAACCATGCCTCCAAAGCTGGGTATATGACGGGTGGACAGATTTCCATGCCGATTGTATTCCGTGGACCCAACGCCTCTGCCGGCCAGTTAGGTGCAACACACTCTGTGGCTTACGATTCAATGTATGCCCACTTTCCTGGATTGAAAGTTATTTATACCTCCGAGCCTGGTGATGCCAAGGGGCTGCTTAAATCTGCGATCCGTGATGACAATCCGGTATTGTTCATGGAATCAGAGCAGATGTACGGCATGAAAGGAGAAGTTTCTGATGAAGACGACTTCACCATTCCCATTGGAAAAGGAAAAATTAAGCGAGAAGGAAGCGATGTGACGGTTGTTGCTCACGGAAAGATGTATCACGTAGCCAAACAGGCAGCTGCACAGCTTGAGAAAGACGGATTGGAAGTAGAAATCATTGATCCGCGTACGGTTAAGCCTCTTGATTTGCCTTTGATTATTGAATCCATTAAAAAAACCAACCGATGTGTGGTTGTGGATGAAGCCCATCCGTTTGCCGGATTTGCAGCAGAAATCGGCTTCTTGATTCAGCGCGAGGCATTTGATTATTTAGACGCTCCGGTTCAGCGCGTTACCCTGCCGGACGTGAATGCTCCGTTCTCCAAGCCTTTGTTTGATGCCTGGCTGCCGGATGCTAAGCAGGTTATTGAGGCAGTGAATCAGGTTACTTACAGGAATTAGGCAAAAGTGAAAAGTGAAAGGTGAAAAGTGGGTACAAACTTACTTTTCACCTTTCCCTTTTGCCTTTTTACTTTTACACCCATTACATTGAATTAAGCTTAAATACGAATTACAACTCACTCAACAGTTTAGATTAGAAGAATTATGGCGATTAAGATTGAAATGCCGAAGCTCAGCGATACCATGGAAGAAGGGGTGATCGCCTCGTGGAATGTAAGCGAAGGAGATAAAGTACAGGCCGGCGATATTATTGCTGAAGTAGAAACTGACAAAGCCACCATGGAAGTGGAAGCCTTTGATGAAGGTACCGTTCTCAAAATTCTGGTTGGTGAAGGCGATGCCGTTCCGCTGGGCGGATTGATGGCTGTTCTGGGTGAGGAAGGAGAAGACATTTCAGACATCCTTGACGGTGCAGGTAGTGATTCTTCATCTTCAAAAGAAGAAGTAAAAGAAACAGCCTCTTCCGAGAAAGAAGAAACTACTTCAGAAAGTTCATCCGGTTTGACTTCACCTAAATCTGAACCGTCAACGGACTCAACTTCCGATAATGGAAGAATTAAGGCCTCTCCTTTGGCCCGCAATATGGCTGAAGACCGGGGAATTGATTTAGGCAGAGTGGATGGTTCCGGTCCCGGTGGCAGAATTATCAAGGCCGATATTGAGAACTACAAAGAATCTGCACAGCCTGCTGCTGCATCCGCTCCATCATTCAAGAGCCTGGAAAGCCGCGAAGTCAAGGTATCTCAAATGAGAAAAACCATTGCCCGACGCTTGTCCGAAAGCAAGTTCAGCAACCCGCATTTCTACGAGACTATCGACATTGATATGAAGGCAGCAATGGCTGCTCGTTCATCCATGAATGAAGCAAATGAAGTTAAAATCAGCTTCAATGATATTGTGGTTAAAGCTTGCTCAATTGCTCTTACACGTCATCAGGCGGTAAACAGCTCATGGCATGGCGATGTAATCAAAGAGCACGGAGACGTTCATGTAGCCGTTGCCGTAGCCATCGATGAAGGATTGATGACTCCGGTTATCCGTCATACCGATCAAAAAGGTCTGGCACAAATTTCATCAGAAACCAAAGAACTGGCCGGACTGGCACGCGATCGTAAGCTGCAGCCCGAGCAAATGGAAGGCAGCACCTTCACCATCAGTAATTTGGGCATGTTTGGGATTGAGGAATTCACCGCAATCATCAATCCGCCAAATGCTTGTATTTTAGCTGTGGGTGCTATCCGCGACGTGCCTGTGGTTGAAAACGGAGAAGTAGTTCCCGGTAAGCGTATGAAAGTTACCCTTTCCAGTGATCACCGCATTGTGGATGGAGCTAAAGCAGCTGAGTTTCTCAATACCGTGAAGAATCTGTTGGAGAATCCGCTCTCCATGCTGCTGTAAGCAAGTTTTAAATTCTATATTTAGAAGAGAAAGCCTTGGTCGTGAGATCAAGGCTTTTTTGTTTTCGCTCAATCCGGGTATTACATTTTTATACAAACTTGTCAGAATTTATTCCGTAATTCGGTTCAACCCTTAACCAAACCGATTTACGATGAAGCACTTTTTACTTTTAATAGCTGCAGCCCTTCTGTTTACTGTCCCTGATTCAGTGAATGCCCAAACCCGGGATGTGAAAGATGTACAAGCGACCATTGAACAACTTTTTGATGGAATGAGAGCAAGTGACAGCGCCATGGTGGCCGATGCTTTCACCAAAGATGCTATTATGAAAAGGGTGGCGACTAATCAGCAAGGAGAAGTGATGGTTAATACCGGTAATCTCGCCTCATTCCTAAATGCTATCGGTTCCCCAAAAGAACAGGTATGGGACGAACGCATTGGCAGCTACGATATTAATATTGATGGCAACCTTGCTACCGTATGGACGCCTTTCGAATTTTATATAGGAGACAAGTTCTCGCACTGCGGGGTGAATTCATTTCAGCTTGTGAAGAAAGATGGGGACTGGAAAATATTCTTTATTGTTGATACCAGCCGTCAGTCAAATTGTGTAGAATCATAATAGCGGTCAGATTCTAAGATCTGAAAGCTGACGCCTGAACACTTAAAAAAACATCATGAAAAAACTATATACCATCCTACTTATAATACTTTTTGGAGCGCAATTTGCTGTTGCCCAGGTTAGTGAAGAGCAGCGCGCCAAAGATGTGGAAAGCATCGACAACCTCATGGAAGCTCTGTACGCATCTATTTCCGGGGAGAAGGGGGAACCCAGAGACTGGGAGCGTTTCAGGAATTTAGTGATTCCGGAAGCCAGACTTATTCCCACCGGAAGAAATCAGCAGGGAAAAAACGTGTACCAGATAATGACCCCCGGGGAATTCATCGAAAACACGGATCCTTATTTTGTGGAGAATGGATTTTATGAATACGAAATCCATCGGGAAGAACACCATTATGGAAGAGTGGTGCACCTGTTTAGCACCTACGGATCTAAGCGCAGTAAATCGGACGCCGAACCTTTCAACAAAGGTATAAACAGCATTCAGCTTTTTGATGATGGAGATCGCTGGTGGGTGGTTACCATTTATTGGGCGCACGAATCAGAGTTCAACCCCATCCCCGAAAAGTACAGCGGGATGTAATCAGGCTTCATGAGATTCGAGGAGCCGGTCGATAAGTTCGGCTTTCTCCGGGTCCACATATTTACCGTACGACATGATAAGCGTACCCTTAACGCCGCTGTCAGCTTCGATAGCATAAACGGTAGACTCGCTGCCGGGGTCGGTTCCCTGATCAAATTTGTGGGTTTCTAAGATAGTGAGATCATCCGTGGAGTACTCTACATCCAGTTCTTTACAGGTAATGCAGTCATTACCAAGTTCAAAGGTATAATCAAATCCTTTTTCTTTAAGTGATTCTACCGCGTCGGCTAAGTCGTTATACATATCCAGATTAGTTGTTCACATTCATTCATTCAACAAGCTTAACCCAAAGAATGTTTCGAAGTAGAAATCTTAATTAACCTGATATCGAGATAAGGAAAGCCTCAAACCGTAAACTCACCAGGTTATGAGATCCTTCTGA
This genomic window contains:
- a CDS encoding nuclear transport factor 2 family protein, translating into MKHFLLLIAAALLFTVPDSVNAQTRDVKDVQATIEQLFDGMRASDSAMVADAFTKDAIMKRVATNQQGEVMVNTGNLASFLNAIGSPKEQVWDERIGSYDINIDGNLATVWTPFEFYIGDKFSHCGVNSFQLVKKDGDWKIFFIVDTSRQSNCVES
- a CDS encoding pyruvate dehydrogenase complex dihydrolipoamide acetyltransferase, translating into MAIKIEMPKLSDTMEEGVIASWNVSEGDKVQAGDIIAEVETDKATMEVEAFDEGTVLKILVGEGDAVPLGGLMAVLGEEGEDISDILDGAGSDSSSSKEEVKETASSEKEETTSESSSGLTSPKSEPSTDSTSDNGRIKASPLARNMAEDRGIDLGRVDGSGPGGRIIKADIENYKESAQPAAASAPSFKSLESREVKVSQMRKTIARRLSESKFSNPHFYETIDIDMKAAMAARSSMNEANEVKISFNDIVVKACSIALTRHQAVNSSWHGDVIKEHGDVHVAVAVAIDEGLMTPVIRHTDQKGLAQISSETKELAGLARDRKLQPEQMEGSTFTISNLGMFGIEEFTAIINPPNACILAVGAIRDVPVVENGEVVPGKRMKVTLSSDHRIVDGAKAAEFLNTVKNLLENPLSMLL
- a CDS encoding pyruvate dehydrogenase complex E1 component subunit beta; the encoded protein is MAELQFREAIKEAIDEEMAREEKVFIMGEEVAEYNGAYKATEGLLDKYGYKRVIDTPISELGFAGIGVGAAMNGLRPIVEFMTFNFAVLAADQIINHASKAGYMTGGQISMPIVFRGPNASAGQLGATHSVAYDSMYAHFPGLKVIYTSEPGDAKGLLKSAIRDDNPVLFMESEQMYGMKGEVSDEDDFTIPIGKGKIKREGSDVTVVAHGKMYHVAKQAAAQLEKDGLEVEIIDPRTVKPLDLPLIIESIKKTNRCVVVDEAHPFAGFAAEIGFLIQREAFDYLDAPVQRVTLPDVNAPFSKPLFDAWLPDAKQVIEAVNQVTYRN
- the pdhA gene encoding pyruvate dehydrogenase (acetyl-transferring) E1 component subunit alpha; amino-acid sequence: MAKKKTDEVNFAPRGIGDEKDGAVQKGVDLPSPTKKKHKSLGLSEDNLKAMYEQMYLQRRFEERAMQQYQKGKFGGFLHLYIGQEAISTGTVYALNDDDDIITAYRDHGWGLCRGITPKEGMAELFGKAAGCSKGKGGSMHFAKTENHFWGGYGIVGGHIPIGGGLAFANKYNQNGRISATFFGDGAVDQGALHETFNIANLWKLPAIFAVENNGYSMGTAARRHTVTEIVDRAKAYGMKAKVVNGMDVFSVYEAMKEVAEEVRETSEPYFLEIRTYRYRGHSMSDPQKYRTKEELEEYQKVDPIERLKTYLKDEKILSDDEIQEIEDKVEDEVLEAVDFADNADFPEESELYDDMFAEDDPYFHK